Genomic window (Vigna radiata var. radiata cultivar VC1973A chromosome 1, Vradiata_ver6, whole genome shotgun sequence):
CTTGTCCCAACACTCAAAGATCCACCACAGGCTTCTGTGTTTTTCTTGGATCGTCTCTCATCTCCTGGAAATCTAAGAAGCAAAAGACGGTCTCCAGATCTTCCACAGAAGCTGAGTACCGCGCTCTTGCTACCACTGTATGTGAAATACAGTGGCTTCGTTATCTCCTACAGGACCTTCAAATTGAAGAATCCGGAACTCCTGTTTTGTACTGCGATAACAGGTCTGCGAGACATATTGCTCACAACCAGAGTTTTCACGAACGCACCAAGCATATTGAGCTTGACTGCCATGTCGTTCG
Coding sequences:
- the LOC106761865 gene encoding uncharacterized protein LOC106761865: MQNPTDYHYRAVQHILRYIKSEPSQGLFFPTDSHMQLKGFSDSDWATCPNTQRSTTGFCVFLGSSLISWKSKKQKTVSRSSTEAEYRALATTVCEIQWLRYLLQDLQIEESGTPVLYCDNRSARHIAHNQSFHERTKHIELDCHVVREKIQEGLLHLVPVRSDEQLADLFTKFPHRVRFRTIVPKLGLVSIHRPA